The Montipora capricornis isolate CH-2021 chromosome 1, ASM3666992v2, whole genome shotgun sequence genome contains a region encoding:
- the LOC138039033 gene encoding uncharacterized protein → MAVAQHAFDDENVKEHCPAFKEGCPYSKLGQGIFTEELKKCPEFKNGCPFKSAHNVKEVLEELSKMPESKHHTGPAHDQLLNLLKVVHSESKSLEEKVGECPVFKTNEGCPFKDASKEGKPVIEPPSEVLTSLTATDISKLKEKCPAFKEGCPFANVENEELLEEIKKCPEFKEGCAFKEANSVEEIYGKMSQMPSSDEHSHHKEALLKTMKVIHSVGQDKADECPVLQKEGCPFKSVKADGKPLVEPAESVLPAGVKRKCPASEGGCPISKVSKEDVNGKPEEK, encoded by the exons ATGGCGGTAGCACAG cATGCTTTTGATGATGAGAATGTTAAAGAACACTGTCCAGCATTTAAGGAGGGCTGCCCTTATTCCAAGTTAGGTCAAGGTATTTTCACGGAAGAACTGAAAAAGTGTCCTGAATTTAAAAATGGCTGCCCCTTCAAAAGTGCCCACAATGTCAAAGAAGTACTTGAAGAGTTATCCAAGATGCCTGAATCAAAGCACCATACTGGCCCAGCTCATGATCAGTTGCTAAACTTGTTAAAGGTTGTTCATTCTGAGTCGAAAAGTCTTGAAGAGAAAGTGGGTGAATGTCCTGTGTTCAAAACCAACGAGGGTTGTCCATTCAAAGATGCAAGCAAAGAGGGCAAGCCTGTAATTGAGCCACCTTCAGAAGTATTGACAAGTTTAACAGCTACTGATATTAGCAAGCTGAAGGAAAAATGTCCTGCTTTCAAAGAAGGTTGTCCATTTGCTAACGTGGAGAATGAAGAACTTTTGGAAGAAATCAAGAAATGCCCAGAGTTTAAGGAAGGTTGCGCCTTCAAGGAAGCAAATTCAGTTGAAGAAATCTACGGTAAGATGTCACAGATGCCAAGCAGTGACGAGCATAGCCACCACAAAGAAGCTCTATTGAAGACCATGAAGGTCATTCACAGCGTTGGCCAAGACAAAGCTGATGAATGCCCTGTGCTTCAGAAGGAAGGATGCCCATTCAAGTCTGTCAAAGCTGATGGAAAGCCGCTAGTTGAGCCAGCAGAATCTGTGCTTCCGGCTGGTGTTAAAAGAAAGTGCCCTGCCTCAGAAGGAGGTTGTCCCATTTCAAAAGTTAGCAAGGAAGATGTAAATGGAAAGCCAGAAGAAAAGTGA
- the LOC138039426 gene encoding collagen alpha-1(XXVI) chain-like, which translates to MEMTATAAFLLVVLCFADGFRHDSRSHSRRQFPLYQHLMPNAQSYRGHQANKLVLDPSSELPLYTNTDMKAPSPAMRNLARPQESVASNGQYCIYQKPKQVTCNVAHMKRITQQYKYNCGRQAQGKVCTGYRVTYRPEYKIELRTVMTSVKDCCPGFTGSDCSQTCFNCTELRLFEARLTALERKTSAHAFDSIGLLGRRGETGDATRGKHPRSRGQKGEKGEPGVPGRATLVRGNSGLPGPPGPRGPAGPPGNKGEPGQQIQGPPGPPGEPGRPGISFSIEDFTTLKDQMKMLSAVVSELEEKVSRCECAGDEHSRGLAKNTEVTIDPPTPPNKKFQSTQTTTQMSLDKLFGPPAR; encoded by the exons ATGGAAATGACAGCGACTGCAGCATTCCTCCTGGTGGTTCTGTGTTTTGCTGACGGGTTTCGCCATGATTCCAGATCGCATTCAAGGAGGCAGTTTCCACTTTATCAACACTTAATGCCAAATGCTCAAAG TTACCGTGGACACCAGGCTAACAAGTTGGTGCTAGATCCCTCCAGCGAGCTACCACTGTACACAAATACTGATATGAAAGCACCAAGCCCTGCAATGCGGAACCTGGCTAGACCCCAGGAAAGCGTAGCCTCTAATGGGCAGTACTGCATTTACCAGAAACCTAAACAAGTGACGTGTAATGTTGCGCACATGAAGAGAATAACACAACAATACAAGTACAACTGTGGAAGGCAGGCTCAAGGAAAAGTCTGCACTGGCTACAG GGTGACGTATCGTCCAGAGTATAAGATCGAATTAAGAACAGTGATGACTTCAGTAAAAGACTGCTGTCCTGGATTTACAGGATCAGATTGCAGTCAAA CCTGTTTTAACTGTACTGAGCTCCGTCTCTTCGAGGCCCGACTAACAGCACTGGAGAGG AAAACATCTGCGCATGCGTTTGACTCAATCGGACTGCTAGGAAGACGAGGGGAAACTGGAGACGCTACAAGAG GGAAACATCCAAGGTCCCGTGGCCAAAAGGGAGAAAAGGGGGAACCCGGAGTCCCCGGTAGAGCAACGCTAGTAAGAGGCAACTCCGGTCTCCCGGGACCACCTGGACCTCGAGGACCTGCAGGACCTCCCGGTAATAAAGGGGAACCAGGACAACAAATACAAGGACCTCCTGGACCCCCGGGGGAACCTGGGCGTCCTGGTATCAGCTTTTCG ATTGAAGATTTTACGACCCTGAAAGATCAGATGAAAATGTTGTCAGCCGTAGTTTCAGAACTGGAAGAGAAAG tttcaAGATGTGAATGTGCTGGCGATGAGCATAGCCGAGGACTGGCGAAGAACACTGAGGTTACCATAGACCCACCCACCCCACCGAACAAGAAATTTCAAAGCACACAGACAACCACTCAAATGTCATTAGACAAGTTATTCGGCCCGCCAGCTCGCTAA